One window of Cervus elaphus chromosome 6, mCerEla1.1, whole genome shotgun sequence genomic DNA carries:
- the LOC122696451 gene encoding serine/threonine-protein phosphatase 2A catalytic subunit alpha isoform, translating into MDEKVFTKELDQWIEQLNECKQLSESQVKSLCEKAKEILTKESNVQEVRCPVTVCGDVHGQFHDLMELFRIGGKSPDTNYLFMGDYVDRGYYSVETVTLLVALKVRYRERITILRGNHESRQITQVYGFYDECLRKYGNANVWKYFTDLFDYLPLTALVDGQIFCLHGGLSPSIDTLDHIRALDRLQEVPHEGPMCDLLWSDPDDRGGWGISPRGAGYTFGQDISETFNHANGLTLVSRAHQLVMEGYNWCHDRNVVTIFSAPNYCYRCGNQAAIMELDDTLKYSFLQFDPAPRRGEPHVTRRTPDYFL; encoded by the coding sequence ATGGACGAGAAGGTGTTCACCAAGGAGCTGGACCAGTGGATCGAGCAGCTGAATGAGTGCAAGCAGCTGTCCGAGTCCCAGGTTAAGAGCCTCTGCGAGAAGGCTAAAGAAATCCTGACAAAAGAATCCAATGTGCAAGAAGTTCGATGTCCAGTCACTGTCTGTGGAGATGTGCATGGGCAATTTCATGATCTCATGGAACTGTTTAGAATTGGTGGCAAATCACCAGATACAAATTACTTGTTTATGGGCGATTATGTTGACAGAGGATACTATTCAGTGGAAACAGTTACTCTGCTTGTAGCTCTTAAGGTTCGTTACCGTGAACGTATCACCATTCTTCGAGGAAATCATGAGAGCAGACAGATCACACAAGTATATGGTTTCTACGATGAGTGTTTAAGGaaatatggaaatgcaaatgttTGGAagtattttacagacctttttgACTATCTTCCTCTCACTGCCTTGGTGGATGGGCAGATCTTCTGTCTACATGGTGGCCTCTCACCATCCATAGATACACTGGATCACATCAGAGCACTTGATCGCCTACAAGAAGTTCCCCATGAGGGTCCAATGTGTGACTTGCTGTGGTCAGATCCAGATGACCGTGGAGGTTGGGGTATATCTCCTCGGGGAGCTGGTTACACCTTTGGGCAGGATATTTCTGAGACATTTAATCATGCCAATGGCCTCACGTTGGTGTCTAGAGCTCATCAGCTGGTGATGGAGGGATATAACTGGTGCCATGACCGAAATGTAGTAACGATTTTCAGTGCTCCAAACTATTGTTATCGTTGTGGTAACCAAGCTGCAATCATGGAACTTGATGATACTCTAAAATACTCTTTCTTGCAGTTTGACCCAGCACCTCGCAGAGGCGAGCCACATGTTACTCGGCGTACCCCAGACTACTTCCTgtaa